A genomic stretch from Flavobacterium humidisoli includes:
- a CDS encoding acyl-CoA thioesterase: MGTVEERIQKSETRIFKAVFPSTTNHYDTLFGGTALHLMDEVAFICATRFSRKKVVTISTGQIDFKKAIPAGTLIELVAKVDSVGRTSCKIHVDIFMEQMYSELRETVVSGTFSFVAVDENKKPTPILDDLD; the protein is encoded by the coding sequence ATGGGAACAGTAGAAGAAAGAATTCAAAAATCAGAAACTCGTATTTTCAAAGCCGTTTTCCCTAGTACAACGAATCATTACGACACTTTATTTGGAGGAACTGCTCTTCATTTAATGGATGAAGTTGCTTTTATCTGTGCTACTCGATTCAGCCGTAAAAAAGTAGTTACGATTTCTACTGGGCAAATTGACTTTAAAAAAGCAATTCCGGCTGGTACTTTAATCGAATTAGTTGCAAAAGTAGACAGCGTTGGAAGAACCAGCTGTAAAATCCATGTTGATATTTTTATGGAACAAATGTATTCTGAGCTTCGCGAAACGGTAGTTTCGGGAACTTTTTCGTTTGTTGCTGTTGATGAAAACAAAAAACCAACGCCAATTTTAGACGATTTAGATTAA
- a CDS encoding site-specific integrase: protein MLKVIFYLKSEKADKNGEFSIFARITFNQKRISLSTGKTISKERWDYTNKLRILLRTEKEKVLKNYLDIYRLTVEKKFNILFNVDPDVPLEILKAELSGKSKLQTKKTTLLQIMERHNKFFRKKVDAGERASASLQKYKRSTELISNFMVKKYGIEDIPADEISSSFIYNLEEFLKYESSFKGHVGIKNNSVVKYIKMYKTAFNYAIRMDLIQKNPFNVYDGKLSVKDAIFLTQCELDALEKKVFFIERLDRVKDIFLFSCYTGYAPTDALKLSQKNISKDNNGNQWIISNRTKTSIKENVPVLPPVEKIIQKYKGKQPGLLPSISNQKMNAYLKEIADLCGITKYLTWYVSRHTFATTVTLGNGVRLENVSAMMGHTNIKQTQHYAKVLDVNIMEDMNMVKSKYEEKVS, encoded by the coding sequence ATGTTAAAAGTAATTTTTTACCTGAAATCAGAAAAGGCAGATAAGAATGGAGAGTTTTCAATATTTGCACGTATTACATTCAACCAGAAAAGAATTTCCTTAAGTACCGGAAAGACCATTTCTAAGGAGAGATGGGACTACACAAACAAATTAAGAATTCTTCTGAGGACAGAAAAGGAAAAGGTTCTTAAAAACTATCTCGATATTTACCGCCTAACTGTCGAAAAGAAATTCAATATCCTTTTTAATGTCGATCCAGATGTTCCATTAGAAATACTTAAAGCAGAACTTTCAGGAAAATCAAAGTTACAGACAAAGAAAACCACACTGCTTCAAATTATGGAGCGCCATAATAAATTTTTCAGAAAAAAAGTGGATGCCGGCGAAAGAGCATCAGCTTCACTGCAGAAATACAAACGAAGCACTGAGCTAATTTCGAACTTTATGGTAAAAAAATACGGCATAGAAGATATTCCTGCTGATGAAATTTCAAGTTCATTTATATACAATCTTGAGGAATTCCTTAAATACGAAAGCAGTTTTAAGGGCCATGTTGGAATAAAAAACAATTCAGTGGTAAAATATATTAAGATGTATAAAACAGCCTTTAATTATGCTATCAGAATGGATCTAATCCAAAAAAATCCATTTAATGTTTATGATGGAAAGCTCAGCGTTAAAGATGCAATATTTCTAACACAGTGCGAACTTGATGCCCTCGAGAAAAAAGTCTTCTTTATTGAAAGACTCGACAGGGTCAAAGATATTTTTCTGTTCAGCTGTTATACCGGATATGCTCCAACTGACGCTTTAAAGCTTTCACAAAAAAACATTTCAAAAGACAATAATGGTAACCAGTGGATTATATCAAATAGAACGAAAACATCAATTAAAGAAAATGTTCCCGTTCTGCCACCCGTCGAAAAAATCATTCAGAAGTACAAAGGGAAGCAGCCAGGATTGCTGCCAAGTATTTCAAATCAGAAAATGAATGCTTATTTAAAGGAAATTGCGGATCTCTGCGGAATAACCAAGTACCTCACATGGTATGTTTCAAGACATACTTTTGCAACTACAGTAACTCTTGGCAACGGAGTCAGACTTGAAAATGTTTCAGCGATGATGGGCCACACAAATATCAAACAAACCCAGCACTATGCAAAAGTTCTAGATGTGAATATAATGGAGGATATGAATATGGTTAAATCTAAATATGAAGAAAAGGTTTCCTAA
- a CDS encoding peroxiredoxin, giving the protein MSLVGKKFPSIAVDAISEMGDNLKINIFEEAVNNNKKVLLFWYPKDFTFVCPTELHAFQAALPEFEKRNTIVIGASCDTNEVHFAWLNTPKNNGGIEGVTYPILADTNRNLANILGILDIESTSYSEDTDSVIIEGSNVTYRATYLIDETGKIFHESVNDMPLGRNVNEYLRMVDAYTHIQTKGEVCPANWEAGKEAMSADRISTAEYLSAN; this is encoded by the coding sequence ATGTCTTTAGTAGGAAAAAAATTCCCAAGTATTGCAGTAGATGCTATCTCAGAAATGGGTGACAATTTAAAAATCAACATTTTTGAAGAAGCAGTAAACAACAATAAAAAAGTACTTTTATTTTGGTACCCAAAAGATTTTACTTTTGTATGTCCAACTGAATTACACGCCTTTCAAGCTGCATTACCAGAATTCGAAAAAAGAAATACTATCGTAATTGGTGCTTCTTGCGACACAAACGAGGTTCACTTTGCTTGGTTAAATACTCCAAAAAACAATGGTGGAATCGAAGGTGTTACTTACCCAATCTTAGCTGATACAAACCGTAACTTAGCTAACATTTTAGGTATTCTTGATATCGAATCTACAAGCTATAGCGAAGATACTGACTCAGTTATCATCGAAGGTTCAAACGTAACTTACAGAGCTACTTACCTTATTGACGAAACTGGAAAAATCTTCCACGAAAGCGTAAACGATATGCCATTAGGACGTAACGTAAACGAATACTTAAGAATGGTTGATGCTTACACTCACATCCAAACTAAAGGTGAAGTTTGTCCTGCAAACTGGGAAGCTGGTAAAGAAGCAATGTCTGCAGACAGAATCAGTACAGCTGAATACTTAAGCGCTAATTAA
- the ribB gene encoding 3,4-dihydroxy-2-butanone-4-phosphate synthase, which produces MSTTKIQLNTIEEAIEDIRQGKVIIVVDDEDRENEGDFLAAAEKVTPEMINFMATHGRGLICTPLTESRCKELDLRAMVTNNTDHMETAFTVSVDLKGQGVTTGISAADRSKTVQSLVDPNTKPHDLARPGHIFPLIAKQGGVLRRTGHTEAAIDFARLAGFKPAGVICEILNEDGTMSRLPELIKVAKKFDLKLVSIEDLVAYRMQHDSLIVKKEDFDIETRFGTFRLRAYEQTTNKQIHIALTKGTWNSGEPILTRIHSSQVNNDLLGTLTNNAEQQLDDMFKVINENGKGAVIFINQDMTAVNLLNRISELKTLQSNGTLKAPKVIIDSKDYGIGAQILHDIDISKIRLVSNTEQTKRVGMIGYGLEITEYVNY; this is translated from the coding sequence ATGTCAACAACAAAAATACAACTGAATACCATTGAAGAAGCTATAGAAGATATTCGTCAAGGTAAAGTAATCATTGTAGTCGATGATGAGGATCGAGAAAATGAAGGTGATTTTTTGGCCGCTGCTGAAAAAGTAACTCCAGAAATGATCAACTTTATGGCTACTCACGGACGCGGATTGATCTGTACACCACTTACAGAAAGCAGATGCAAAGAGTTAGACCTTCGTGCAATGGTCACCAACAATACAGATCACATGGAAACTGCTTTTACTGTTTCTGTTGATTTAAAAGGCCAAGGAGTTACAACTGGAATTTCTGCAGCAGATAGATCAAAAACAGTTCAATCTTTAGTTGATCCAAATACAAAACCACACGATTTAGCTCGTCCTGGTCATATTTTTCCTTTAATCGCTAAACAAGGCGGCGTTTTAAGAAGAACTGGACATACCGAAGCGGCAATCGATTTTGCACGTCTTGCAGGATTTAAACCTGCTGGTGTAATCTGCGAAATTTTGAACGAAGACGGAACAATGTCTCGTTTGCCTGAATTGATTAAAGTGGCGAAAAAATTTGATCTAAAATTAGTTTCTATCGAAGATTTAGTTGCATATAGAATGCAGCACGATAGTTTGATTGTTAAAAAAGAAGATTTCGATATTGAAACTCGTTTTGGAACTTTCCGTTTAAGAGCTTACGAACAAACCACAAACAAACAAATTCATATTGCTTTAACTAAAGGAACTTGGAATTCTGGTGAGCCTATTTTGACAAGAATTCACTCTTCTCAGGTAAATAACGATTTATTAGGCACATTAACAAATAATGCAGAACAGCAATTAGACGATATGTTTAAAGTGATTAATGAAAATGGTAAGGGTGCCGTTATCTTCATCAATCAAGATATGACTGCCGTAAACCTTTTAAACAGAATTTCTGAACTTAAAACATTACAATCTAACGGAACTTTAAAAGCTCCTAAAGTGATTATTGACAGTAAAGATTACGGAATCGGAGCTCAAATTCTTCATGATATAGATATTTCTAAAATAAGATTAGTTTCGAATACAGAACAAACAAAACGAGTGGGTATGATTGGATACGGGCTTGAAATTACAGAATACGTTAATTATTAA
- the tpx gene encoding thiol peroxidase, which yields MASITLGGNPVHTSGELPAVGSQLADFKLVQNDLSVATLSTFAGKKLVLNIFPSVDTGTCAASVRKFNQSASGLENTTVLCISRDLPFAQKRFCGAEGLENVVNLSDFQTGAFGKANGLEIVDGPLAGLHSRAIIVVDADGKIVHTEQVAEIANEPNYEAALAAL from the coding sequence ATGGCATCTATCACATTAGGAGGAAATCCAGTTCATACATCAGGCGAATTGCCAGCAGTTGGATCGCAATTAGCTGACTTCAAATTAGTTCAAAACGATTTATCAGTTGCTACATTAAGCACTTTTGCTGGTAAAAAATTAGTTTTAAATATCTTCCCAAGTGTTGATACAGGAACTTGTGCTGCATCTGTTAGAAAATTCAACCAAAGCGCAAGCGGATTAGAAAACACAACAGTTTTATGTATTTCTAGAGATTTACCTTTCGCTCAAAAACGTTTTTGTGGTGCTGAAGGTTTAGAAAATGTAGTAAACTTATCAGATTTTCAAACTGGTGCTTTTGGAAAAGCAAATGGATTAGAAATCGTTGATGGACCTTTAGCAGGTTTACACTCAAGAGCAATCATTGTTGTTGATGCCGATGGAAAAATCGTTCACACAGAACAGGTTGCAGAAATTGCAAACGAACCAAATTACGAAGCAGCTTTAGCAGCACTATAA
- a CDS encoding LptF/LptG family permease codes for MKILDKYLLKTFLFTFTTVFVILFFIFILQTVWLFISELAGKDLDLTLVVKFLLFSMPRIIPLVLPLSVLLASIMTFGNLAENYEFAAMKSSGISLQRAMRVLIIFIFVLSIVAFWFANNVIPYAEYKFVNFRKNIAQAKPAMAIAEGQFNDVGTYNIKVNKKSGENGNHLTGVTIHEKANNMGENKTVIKAKTGELVSNEKSSILKLVLNDGYYYQDVTPKKYEDRAKMPFIKGKFKTQIINIDLSELNKVDDSKESIAGTNAMLNVNELRYTLDSLSKNLDNEIVSFSENINQRVGFKKFFTDSQKNIKKKPLPNDLLSIYSNKEKVDVLKMAGSNVTSSIYSIETTQRDLKDKQREINKHLTALYEKFVIAFACFLMFFIGAPLGAIIRKGGLGLPIVFAVLIFITFHFINTFGKRVSQEGGMTPFLGSWMSSFILSPLAILLTYRATNDNGLINFDAITTPISQLFQKISERFLPAQKQK; via the coding sequence TTGAAAATACTAGACAAATACTTATTAAAAACATTCTTATTTACATTTACTACGGTATTTGTAATCTTATTTTTCATATTCATACTTCAAACAGTATGGCTATTTATTTCAGAACTAGCAGGTAAAGATCTCGACTTAACATTGGTCGTGAAATTCCTGCTTTTTTCTATGCCACGAATTATACCGCTTGTTTTACCATTATCGGTTTTATTAGCCTCTATTATGACTTTCGGAAATCTTGCCGAAAATTATGAGTTCGCTGCCATGAAATCTTCAGGAATCTCACTGCAAAGAGCAATGAGAGTACTGATTATTTTTATTTTCGTATTAAGTATTGTCGCATTTTGGTTTGCAAACAACGTCATTCCGTATGCCGAATATAAATTTGTCAACTTTAGAAAAAACATCGCACAAGCCAAACCAGCGATGGCTATTGCCGAAGGTCAGTTTAATGATGTCGGCACTTACAACATTAAAGTAAACAAAAAATCTGGCGAAAACGGTAATCATCTAACTGGTGTAACTATTCACGAGAAAGCAAATAATATGGGTGAAAACAAGACCGTAATTAAAGCTAAAACTGGTGAATTAGTCAGTAATGAAAAATCTAGTATTTTAAAACTAGTTTTAAATGATGGCTACTACTACCAAGACGTTACTCCAAAAAAATATGAAGATCGTGCAAAAATGCCTTTTATAAAAGGTAAATTTAAAACACAGATCATCAACATCGATTTATCTGAACTTAATAAAGTTGATGACAGCAAAGAAAGCATTGCAGGAACAAATGCAATGTTGAATGTTAATGAATTACGCTATACTCTAGATTCCTTGAGTAAAAATTTAGATAACGAAATTGTTTCTTTTTCTGAAAATATTAATCAACGTGTTGGCTTTAAAAAGTTTTTCACAGATTCGCAAAAAAACATCAAGAAGAAACCACTTCCAAACGATCTTTTATCTATTTATTCAAACAAAGAAAAAGTAGATGTTTTAAAAATGGCCGGAAGCAATGTTACGAGCAGCATCTACTCAATCGAAACTACTCAACGAGATTTAAAAGACAAACAGCGAGAAATCAACAAGCATTTAACTGCATTGTACGAGAAATTTGTAATTGCCTTTGCCTGTTTCTTAATGTTTTTTATTGGAGCTCCACTTGGTGCTATTATTAGAAAAGGCGGACTTGGACTTCCTATTGTATTTGCAGTTTTAATCTTTATTACTTTCCATTTTATTAATACTTTCGGAAAAAGAGTATCTCAGGAAGGCGGTATGACTCCATTCTTAGGATCATGGATGTCCTCTTTTATTTTATCGCCTCTTGCCATATTATTGACCTATCGCGCAACAAACGATAACGGGTTAATTAATTTTGATGCGATTACAACTCCTATTTCACAACTATTTCAGAAAATCTCTGAGCGGTTTTTACCTGCTCAAAAGCAAAAATAA
- a CDS encoding thioredoxin family protein, whose protein sequence is MLIDLNEDTLADLVAKNEKVVVQYSASWCGNCRIMKPKFKKLATENEAITFVLVDAENSPESRKLANVSNLPTFATFVNGQLVGETQTNKQEVLIDLVNAIA, encoded by the coding sequence ATGTTAATCGACTTAAACGAAGATACGTTAGCAGATTTAGTTGCTAAAAACGAAAAAGTAGTGGTACAATATTCAGCTTCATGGTGCGGAAATTGCCGTATTATGAAACCAAAATTCAAAAAATTAGCAACAGAAAATGAAGCTATCACTTTTGTTTTGGTTGATGCAGAAAACTCTCCTGAGTCTAGAAAATTAGCTAATGTGAGCAACTTGCCAACATTCGCAACTTTCGTAAACGGACAATTAGTTGGCGAAACGCAGACTAATAAACAAGAAGTTTTAATCGATCTTGTAAACGCAATTGCTTAA
- a CDS encoding DNA translocase FtsK translates to MAKNKKETVDKKNEKQEGVKRSFKMSKQQRFVLGCLLVLFSIALLVAFISFYVNGQWQNDQSVVNQLGDRTEVAENWLGKFGAYLADLIIYRGFGLASFIFVRLFFLTGMFLALELSTQKLKNTWFWDIFAIIVVSVLFGFFATSAPELGGTIGYELNLFLQDYIGKTGTLLTLLFGLIIYLIFKIKLSPEKIQSYFDSTKKEFKSELNTLKPAVNEPESAYNLEEFAIKEEVESDPEIDDIHIKTVDTQFELNKEALKPTISHSSEIELNPVLKPITPKQELPLVSPDEAFVIEKAEEEDIIEENLASRLVADFGLFDPTLDLSNYKFPTIDLLKEYSTGGITINQEELEENKNRIVDTLRNYKIEIAQIKATVGPSVTLYEIVPEAGIRISKIKSLEDDIALSLSALGIRIIAPIPGKGTIGIEVPNKNPTMVSMKSVIGAAKFQEAEMELPIALGKTISNETFVVDLAKMPHLLMAGATGQGKSVGLNAVLTSLLYKKHPAEVKFVLVDPKKVELTLFNKIERHYLAKLPDTEDAIITDNAKVVNTLNSLCTEMDNRYSLLKDAMVRNIKEYNDKFKSRKLNPEAGHRFLPYIVLVVDEFADLIMTAGKEVEVPIARLAQLARAIGIHLIIATQRPSVNVITGLIKANFPARIAFRVTSKIDSRTILDTQGADQLIGRGDLLYTNGNDVIRVQCAFIDTPEVEKITDFIGGQKAYATAYLLPEFVGEESGINLDIDISERDTLFREAAEIIVNAQQGSASLLQRKLKLGYNRAGRLIDQLEAAGIVGPFEGSKARSVNILDLNALDQFFNNEQN, encoded by the coding sequence ATGGCAAAAAATAAAAAAGAAACTGTAGATAAAAAAAACGAAAAACAGGAAGGAGTTAAAAGATCATTTAAGATGTCTAAACAACAAAGATTTGTTTTAGGGTGTCTTTTGGTTCTTTTTTCTATTGCACTATTGGTCGCATTTATTTCTTTTTATGTAAACGGACAATGGCAGAATGATCAAAGTGTCGTAAATCAGCTCGGTGACCGTACCGAAGTTGCTGAAAACTGGCTCGGAAAATTTGGAGCTTATCTTGCCGATTTAATTATCTATAGAGGTTTTGGACTTGCTTCTTTCATTTTTGTACGTTTGTTTTTCCTGACTGGAATGTTTTTAGCACTGGAGCTTTCTACCCAAAAACTAAAAAATACCTGGTTCTGGGATATTTTTGCTATTATCGTTGTTTCTGTACTATTTGGTTTCTTCGCTACTTCTGCACCAGAATTAGGAGGAACAATTGGTTACGAATTAAATTTATTCCTTCAAGATTATATTGGAAAAACGGGCACACTCCTTACACTGCTTTTTGGTTTAATTATCTATCTGATTTTCAAAATCAAATTATCTCCAGAAAAAATTCAATCGTATTTTGATTCTACTAAAAAAGAATTCAAATCAGAATTAAACACTTTAAAACCAGCTGTAAATGAACCTGAAAGCGCTTATAATCTGGAAGAATTTGCGATTAAAGAAGAAGTTGAAAGTGACCCTGAAATAGATGATATTCACATCAAAACAGTTGACACGCAATTCGAACTTAACAAAGAAGCTTTAAAGCCAACTATTTCTCATTCTTCAGAAATTGAGCTAAATCCAGTTTTAAAGCCAATTACCCCAAAACAAGAACTACCATTAGTTTCTCCTGATGAAGCCTTTGTAATTGAAAAAGCAGAAGAAGAAGATATTATCGAAGAAAACTTAGCTTCTCGCTTAGTTGCCGATTTTGGATTATTTGATCCAACTTTGGATTTATCGAATTACAAATTCCCAACAATTGATTTATTAAAAGAATATTCGACTGGTGGAATTACGATTAATCAGGAAGAATTAGAAGAAAATAAAAACAGGATTGTAGATACACTTCGTAACTACAAAATTGAAATTGCACAAATCAAAGCAACCGTTGGACCGTCGGTTACCTTATACGAAATTGTACCGGAGGCAGGAATTAGAATTTCTAAAATTAAGAGCTTAGAAGATGATATTGCATTGTCATTATCAGCTCTCGGAATTCGTATTATTGCGCCAATTCCAGGAAAAGGTACTATCGGTATTGAGGTTCCGAACAAAAACCCTACTATGGTTTCTATGAAAAGCGTTATTGGAGCTGCAAAGTTCCAAGAGGCCGAAATGGAACTACCAATTGCTTTAGGAAAAACCATCTCAAACGAAACTTTTGTTGTCGATCTTGCTAAAATGCCTCACTTATTGATGGCTGGAGCAACAGGACAAGGAAAATCGGTTGGATTAAATGCGGTTTTAACTTCTTTGTTATACAAAAAACATCCAGCTGAAGTAAAATTTGTTTTGGTCGATCCGAAAAAAGTAGAGCTTACGCTTTTTAACAAAATTGAAAGACATTATTTAGCTAAACTTCCTGACACTGAAGATGCTATTATTACCGATAACGCAAAAGTTGTCAACACTTTAAACTCACTTTGTACCGAAATGGACAATCGTTATTCTTTACTAAAAGATGCGATGGTTCGTAATATTAAAGAATACAACGACAAATTCAAGTCTAGAAAATTAAATCCAGAAGCCGGCCACCGATTCTTACCCTACATCGTTTTGGTTGTCGATGAGTTCGCCGATTTGATTATGACGGCAGGAAAAGAAGTTGAAGTTCCAATTGCTCGTTTGGCTCAATTAGCCCGTGCCATTGGTATCCACTTGATTATTGCAACACAAAGACCATCGGTAAACGTGATTACAGGTTTGATTAAAGCCAATTTCCCTGCCAGAATCGCATTTAGAGTAACTTCTAAAATTGACTCTAGAACAATTTTAGATACGCAAGGAGCTGACCAGTTAATTGGACGAGGGGATTTATTATATACAAATGGAAACGATGTGATTCGTGTACAATGTGCTTTCATTGACACACCAGAAGTCGAAAAAATTACCGATTTTATCGGCGGACAAAAAGCATACGCCACAGCTTATTTGCTTCCAGAGTTCGTTGGCGAAGAAAGTGGCATTAATCTTGATATAGATATTTCCGAAAGAGATACTTTATTTAGAGAAGCGGCAGAGATTATTGTCAATGCACAGCAAGGTTCTGCTTCTTTATTGCAACGAAAATTAAAATTAGGATACAACAGAGCTGGTCGTTTGATCGATCAACTTGAGGCAGCAGGAATTGTTGGTCCGTTCGAAGGCAGTAAAGCACGCAGTGTAAACATCTTAGATTTAAATGCTCTTGATCAATTTTTTAATAATGAACAAAATTAA
- a CDS encoding LolA family protein, which produces MKAKIQEINNNSITTMTKKCFQMAVILLLSFTSIQAQDKKAKDLLNEVTSKIKSYDNIVIDFKYSLNNAKENINQDSKGNVTMKGNQYVLNFMGVTKIFDGQKTYTIVPEDEEVTISKVNEKDDNAITPSKMLTFFNSGYKYNMDIVQNVKGRKIQYIKLVPTSGKDQRKEILLGIDVQTKHIYNLIETGKNGTKTTLTVNSFKTNQPLSKNQFTFVASKYPKYYINKLD; this is translated from the coding sequence ATGAAAGCAAAAATTCAAGAAATCAACAACAATTCTATCACAACCATGACCAAAAAGTGTTTTCAAATGGCAGTTATTTTGCTTTTGAGCTTCACTTCTATTCAGGCTCAAGATAAAAAAGCGAAAGATTTATTGAACGAAGTAACTTCTAAAATAAAAAGCTACGACAATATTGTTATCGATTTTAAATATTCTTTGAATAATGCCAAAGAAAATATCAATCAAGACAGTAAAGGAAACGTAACGATGAAAGGAAATCAATATGTTTTGAATTTTATGGGCGTTACCAAAATTTTTGACGGTCAGAAAACATACACAATTGTTCCTGAAGACGAAGAGGTTACTATTTCTAAAGTAAACGAGAAAGATGATAATGCAATCACTCCTTCAAAAATGCTTACTTTCTTTAATTCTGGCTACAAATACAACATGGACATTGTTCAAAATGTAAAAGGAAGAAAAATTCAATATATCAAACTAGTTCCTACAAGCGGAAAAGACCAAAGAAAAGAAATTTTGTTAGGTATTGACGTTCAGACAAAACACATCTACAATTTGATTGAAACTGGAAAAAACGGAACAAAAACAACTTTAACCGTTAATTCTTTTAAAACCAATCAGCCATTATCAAAAAATCAATTTACCTTTGTAGCGAGTAAATACCCGAAATACTACATCAATAAATTAGATTAA
- a CDS encoding DUF6952 family protein, whose product MKLPVIKHLTQFIEENDQDYIIETIEVLEAMTEIPSLKDEELDVIGELISNMYGALEVQKLVAQGTDKKEALNTFMKRVLGSIDK is encoded by the coding sequence ATGAAATTACCAGTAATTAAACATTTAACGCAATTCATCGAAGAAAACGATCAGGATTACATTATTGAAACGATTGAAGTTCTAGAAGCGATGACCGAAATTCCTTCTCTTAAAGACGAAGAATTAGACGTAATTGGCGAATTGATTTCGAATATGTACGGCGCCCTTGAAGTGCAAAAATTGGTTGCTCAAGGAACAGATAAAAAAGAAGCTTTAAATACTTTCATGAAACGTGTTTTAGGCTCAATCGACAAGTAA
- a CDS encoding diacylglycerol kinase family protein, whose translation MEFQKDNTFVTGRLKSMTYAFNGAVKLIKTEHSIMVQFSLGIIMTIAGFYFHISQTEWLCQTLAIGLVLSIEGLNTAVEKIADFIHPDYSKRIGFIKDIAAGAVFFAAMTAIAIGLIIYIPKFI comes from the coding sequence ATGGAGTTTCAAAAAGATAATACATTTGTTACAGGTAGGTTAAAAAGCATGACTTATGCTTTTAACGGAGCTGTAAAATTGATTAAGACAGAACACAGCATTATGGTACAATTCTCTCTGGGAATTATCATGACGATTGCTGGATTCTATTTTCATATTTCTCAAACCGAATGGCTGTGCCAGACACTGGCCATCGGTTTGGTTTTAAGCATCGAAGGATTAAATACGGCAGTTGAAAAAATTGCCGATTTTATCCATCCTGATTACAGCAAACGAATCGGTTTTATTAAAGATATTGCTGCTGGAGCGGTATTTTTTGCCGCAATGACTGCAATTGCAATAGGCTTGATTATTTATATCCCAAAATTTATTTAG
- a CDS encoding helix-turn-helix domain-containing protein — protein sequence MKKDVKKKKLSFLIKVKKMIDPVVVKLETIDSKINSRGNDSRPAYYRNEDLKKIFGLSPNTIIKYRQTGILPYSKLGEIFLYDSNQIEKILQENKS from the coding sequence ATGAAAAAGGATGTCAAAAAAAAGAAACTCTCATTTCTTATCAAAGTTAAAAAGATGATTGATCCTGTCGTTGTAAAGCTTGAGACAATTGATTCTAAAATAAATTCAAGAGGGAATGACAGCAGACCTGCTTATTACAGGAATGAAGATTTAAAAAAAATATTTGGACTCTCGCCAAATACGATAATAAAATACAGGCAGACAGGAATTCTGCCTTATTCAAAACTTGGTGAAATATTCTTGTACGACTCAAATCAGATTGAAAAAATACTTCAGGAAAATAAAAGTTGA